One Tachysurus vachellii isolate PV-2020 chromosome 18, HZAU_Pvac_v1, whole genome shotgun sequence DNA segment encodes these proteins:
- the LOC132861720 gene encoding recoverin-like isoform X3, translating to MGNSKSSALSKEILEDLKMNTKYSEAELSAWYTTFLKECPSGRISKEKFEGIYASFFPDADPTAYARHVFRSFDLNADGTLDFKEYIIALHLTSSGKTLHKLEWAFALYDVDGNGTISKNEVQEIVKAIFNMIPVEDQTKLPEDENTPEKRADKIWNFFQKKENGNYNL from the exons ATGGGAAACAGCAAGAGCAGCGCTTTGTCTAAGGAGATTCTGGAGGATCTAAAAATGAACACCAAATACAGTGAGGCTGAGCTCAGCGCTTGGTACACCACCTTCCTGAAAGAGTGTCCTAGTGGGCGCATTAGTAAGGAGAAGTTTGAGGGCATCTATGCCAGCTTCTTTCCTGACGCCGACCCCACTGCGTACGCAAGGCACGTTTTCCGCAGTTTTGACCTCAACGCTGATGGCACTCTGGATTTTAAGGAGTACATAATTGCATTGCATTTAACATCCTCGGGCAAAACTCTGCACAAACTCGAGTGGGCTTTTGCTCTGTATGACGTTGATGGTAATGGAACCATCAGCAAAAATGAAGTCCAGGAGATTGTGAAG GCAATTTTCAATATGATTCCTGTTGAGGACCAGACAAAACTTCCAGAGGATGAGAACACGCCAGAAAAGAGAGCAGACAAAATATGGAACTTTttccaaaagaaagaaaatggtaattacaattt ATAA
- the LOC132861720 gene encoding recoverin-like isoform X1: MGNSKSSALSKEILEDLKMNTKYSEAELSAWYTTFLKECPSGRISKEKFEGIYASFFPDADPTAYARHVFRSFDLNADGTLDFKEYIIALHLTSSGKTLHKLEWAFALYDVDGNGTISKNEVQEIVKAIFNMIPVEDQTKLPEDENTPEKRADKIWNFFQKKENGNYNLYNKIAEGEFIQGVMDNKDILRLIQFDEPKKIQDKLKEKKL, encoded by the exons ATGGGAAACAGCAAGAGCAGCGCTTTGTCTAAGGAGATTCTGGAGGATCTAAAAATGAACACCAAATACAGTGAGGCTGAGCTCAGCGCTTGGTACACCACCTTCCTGAAAGAGTGTCCTAGTGGGCGCATTAGTAAGGAGAAGTTTGAGGGCATCTATGCCAGCTTCTTTCCTGACGCCGACCCCACTGCGTACGCAAGGCACGTTTTCCGCAGTTTTGACCTCAACGCTGATGGCACTCTGGATTTTAAGGAGTACATAATTGCATTGCATTTAACATCCTCGGGCAAAACTCTGCACAAACTCGAGTGGGCTTTTGCTCTGTATGACGTTGATGGTAATGGAACCATCAGCAAAAATGAAGTCCAGGAGATTGTGAAG GCAATTTTCAATATGATTCCTGTTGAGGACCAGACAAAACTTCCAGAGGATGAGAACACGCCAGAAAAGAGAGCAGACAAAATATGGAACTTTttccaaaagaaagaaaatggtaattacaatttgtaca ATAAGATCGCAGAGGGCGAGTTCATTCAGGGAGTGATGGACAACAAAGACATTTTGAGGTTGATACAGTTTGACGAGCCAAAGAAGATACAGGACAAACTGAAGGAGAAGAAGTTATAA
- the LOC132861720 gene encoding recoverin-like isoform X2, protein MGNSKSSALSKEILEDLKMNTKYSEAELSAWYTTFLKECPSGRISKEKFEGIYASFFPDADPTAYARHVFRSFDLNADGTLDFKEYIIALHLTSSGKTLHKLEWAFALYDVDGNGTISKNEVQEIVKAIFNMIPVEDQTKLPEDENTPEKRADKIWNFFQKKENDKIAEGEFIQGVMDNKDILRLIQFDEPKKIQDKLKEKKL, encoded by the exons ATGGGAAACAGCAAGAGCAGCGCTTTGTCTAAGGAGATTCTGGAGGATCTAAAAATGAACACCAAATACAGTGAGGCTGAGCTCAGCGCTTGGTACACCACCTTCCTGAAAGAGTGTCCTAGTGGGCGCATTAGTAAGGAGAAGTTTGAGGGCATCTATGCCAGCTTCTTTCCTGACGCCGACCCCACTGCGTACGCAAGGCACGTTTTCCGCAGTTTTGACCTCAACGCTGATGGCACTCTGGATTTTAAGGAGTACATAATTGCATTGCATTTAACATCCTCGGGCAAAACTCTGCACAAACTCGAGTGGGCTTTTGCTCTGTATGACGTTGATGGTAATGGAACCATCAGCAAAAATGAAGTCCAGGAGATTGTGAAG GCAATTTTCAATATGATTCCTGTTGAGGACCAGACAAAACTTCCAGAGGATGAGAACACGCCAGAAAAGAGAGCAGACAAAATATGGAACTTTttccaaaagaaagaaaatg ATAAGATCGCAGAGGGCGAGTTCATTCAGGGAGTGATGGACAACAAAGACATTTTGAGGTTGATACAGTTTGACGAGCCAAAGAAGATACAGGACAAACTGAAGGAGAAGAAGTTATAA